AACCCGGCACGTCAGGGCTTTGATTCTAAAGTTGTAATGAACTTGAATTTTTTGCTTGATGTTTCGACGGCTGATCGTTCGAATTCCCATTACACGACGAATAACGTCTCTATGCCTTCGATGAACCTTTCGTTCCCGATGGGGGATTTTGGTACGATTGGCGTATCGCTGTGGCAGCACTATGCTTCTTCGATTCGCGAAGATGTCGAAAACGAAGAAGAGGACTGGAATTCTCGTATTGAGTACCAGAGCAGCCTTTATGAACTTGTGCCGACATACGCTATTCGTCTTCCGTTCCTCCGTCCGGTTTCGTTGGGCGCTTCTGCACATTTTGTGATAGGTAGTTTTACCCGTAACTTGATGCTTGGGCCGGACAATAGCGAAATCGCCGAGAAGGATTCCTGGGCGACAAACAATGCTGTTGTATCGGACTATGTGACGGGTGACTGGGAAATCAAGAATCATCCGGCATATTACACTTTTGCAGCCCAGTATCGTGGCCGTATGGCTTCATACTTCTTCTCGTTTACGACGCCTTTTACGCTTAGGAATGAACTGGAGTACAACTTCAGGTTTAGCGAGACGGATACGCTTGCCCCGACTCATTATACCCGCGAAATTAAGGTGCCTGCAATGCTTGCGACGGGTGTCAATTACCGCTTTAGCAAGCGCCATAACTTAATGGCTGATATTGCCTGGCGCGCCTGGGAACATGATGTTGAAAATGTTGCCGGTAGCTGGGACATGGCAAAGGTGACTAAAACGCAAAGTGACTTTAATATTTCTGTCGGGTATCAACGCGATGGAAGCGATATCTTTTACGATGCCTATTGGGATCGCATAACTTACAGAGCCGGCGTTTGGTATAAAAGCTGGTATGTAGAAAATGTTTCTGAAATTGGTGGATCCATTGGTGCTGGTTTCCCGCTCGGTAGAAAGGGAACTATGTTGGATTTTGCCATTCAGGGGGGCGTTCGCCTGACAGACGATGACCGCAACTGGAGCGAATCCTATATTGGTATACGTCTCGGTTTGCTCGGTGTCGGAAGTTGGGGTAAAACCCGTGGTCAATAAGATTCAACAGAAGGAGATCGAAATGGCTACTAAGAAAAAAGATGAGGATGTTAAGAAGACCGCCGCTAAGAAGACGGCTTCTGTGAAAGTTTCTGAAAAGAAGACTGTAGCCAAAAAGGCTACAGAAACGGCTGCAACTTCTGCAACCAAGAAGGTTGCTGCAGAAAAGAAGCAGACTGCTGCAAAGAAAGTTCCTGCCGAAAAGAAGGTTGTCGCCAAGAAACCGAGCGCAACAGTTGAAAAGGTGGCTGCTAAGGCTGCTCCGGCAAAGAAGACTGTAAAGGCTAAGGCCGAAAAGGCTGAAAAGCCGGCTGCAAAGACTGCAACGAAGACTGCCAAGGTTTCTGCAAAGACCGAAAAGTCTGTTGCCGCCGCCAAGAAGGTCGTGAAGGCTGCAACGAAGGCCAAGAAGGTCGAAGTTAAAGTCGTGGAAACACCGAATGGTTCGACAAGCTCACCAACCGGTACGGTTAAAAAGGCCGCCGCTCCGGAAGCTTTGCCGCAATCCTTCGATGCCGAATACCTCGTGCTCATGCAGAAGGATCCGAACTGGATGCAAGCCTTCTGGGAAGTTTCTGAAGAACGTATCAACGCTGCCAAGAAGGGCAAGGGCAAGCTCGTGCTCCGCTTGTTCGACATCTCGAACGACTTGACCGTGAAGCGCAACAAGAAGCTCAAGTTCCACGATATCGAAGTTCCGGCAGACGCCCGTAGCTGGTACGTGGAAAACAAGGCAACGCAGAACTGCGCTGCTGCTCTTGGCGTTGTCGCCGCTGGCAAGTTCGAACCGCTCGTCGAAGCTGGCCCGATGCAGACGTTCACGCTTGAAGGTTCCGAAGTGAATACGGACAACGTATTTGTTCGCGCATCCCTCGGCGGGGCTACTCTCGGTGGCTTTGGCAGCTCGGGACTTTCTTCGATGTCTGCAAAGAACTGGCTTGAATCGCTTTCGAGTTCTTCGGGTTCTATGTTCTCTGGCGCACTTTCCAGTGCCGCTCTCAAGAGCAATAAGCTTGAACTCCCGAAGGATTCCGTGAACTACGGCAAGGACTTCTTCTTGTGGGTGAAGACCCGCTTGATCGTCTACGGTGGCACGCGTCCGGATGCGCACTTGCAGGTGCGTGGCGAACCGTTCCCGCTGAACCCGGATGGCACCTTCAGCTTTGAAGAAGACCTCCCGGACGTGACGAAGATTATCCCTGTCTTTGCTACCGATAAGGATGGCGATTTCCCGACGACAATCGTTCCGATCGTGGTGAAGCGCACGGAATAATGGCGAAGCCTGGTCGCGTTCATCTTTTGCTTCACGCACATTTACCTTTTGTGCGTGAACCCTCTTTTGACCGGTTCTTGGAAGAGAACTGGTTTTTTGAGGCTATGGCGGAGACGTATTTGCCCATCATCCAGATGCTCAACCGTCTAGAAGAAAAGGGCGTACCGGGCACTCTCAACTTTAGCGTTTCATCGGCGCTGCTCTCGATGCTTACGGATAAGCTTTTGCTTACCCGTTTTTCGGCGCATTTGCACAAACAGCTTGAACTGATTGAACGCGAAAAGGTCCGCTTCCAGGGCAATTCCGAGCTTATGGAAGTGGTGGATTTTTATTACCGCAGGCAGCTTGCGCTCATCAACACGTGGGAGCGCGATTGCGGTTGCGAAATTGTCCCTGCACTCAAGCGCTTGGAGCAGATTGGAAAAATCAACTTGCTTACTTGCGTGGGGACGCATCCGTTTTTGCCCGCGTACCAGAATGATGTCGAAGCTATCCGTTTGCAGCTGAAGATTACGGTCCGTGCATTCGAAGAGGCGTTTGGCAAAAAGCCTCGTGGGCTGTGGCTTCCGGAATGTGGCTATTTTGAAGGCTTGGATGCGATTCTTGCAGAATATGGATTCAAGTATTTCTTCCTGGAAACGCACGGCGTACTTTTAGCAAAGCCTGCGCCTAAGTATGGCGTGTTCTCGCCAATCAAGACTCCGGCAGGGCTTTATTGCATGGGCCGCGAACAGAGCAGTTCCATGGAAGTCTGGAGCCGCAAGACCGGTTACCCGGGGCATCCGGAATACCGCGAGTTCTTTAAGGACATTGCGCACGAACGTGAAAGCGAGTATCTAGGCGATTACTTCTTGGCGGCTGGCGCACATATCGAAACGGGCCTCAAGTATTACCGCATCACGGGAAGCGAAGACAAGAAGATTTATCGCCCGTGGAATGCGCTCCGCTTGGTTGAAGACCACGCGCGACTTTTTGTCGCCAATCGCGAAGCGACTGTGTCGAGCTTGCTTCCGAATATGGAGGGCAATAAGGTCTCGATTCTTTGCCCGTACGATGCCGAACTTTTTGGACATTGGTGGTTCGAAGGTCCGCTGTTTATCGAGAAAATGTTTGAACGTGCGGCAAGCTCGAGCGTGGTCGATATGGCATCTCTTGAAGATTCGATTCGCGAGCCTGCGGATAAGGACATTCACAAGCCGATTTTCTCGTCGTGGGGCGAGGGCGGCTTTGGTGAAGTCTGGATGAACGATGAAGTCGCTTTCCAGTACCCGATGTTCTTCAGAATGCGTAAGATGATGGACGATTTGAAGTCGCGCATTTCTAAAGTTGCAGGGAAGGCTTCTGGGAATGCGCGCGGTTCAAAGGCTGCCAAGCGTTTCTTGGCGCAGATGGCGCGCGAACTTGTGCTATTCCAGGCTTCGGACTGGGCGTTCATGATCCATAACAATTCAGCGGCGGATTACGCACGCGCCCGTTTGAACGGACATTATGAAAATGTCTGTGCGCTTTATAAAGAAGCGGTGAAGGCGAACCCTGATACCAAATTGCTCAAGAAGTTAGAACAAAAGAATAACTTGTTCCCGTGGATCGGGGAATGTTTGTAGTAATTCTAACGTTTGCTTAATAACGAGAAATAACTAGATGGGGCTAAAGCCCCAACTCTTTGGCTCGGTTATAAAAATGAGCAAGCTCATTTTTGCAACACTCGCCTTCTGAGTAGTCTTCGTCGCTTTGCTCCTCAGGATGACGAGTTTGAGGATGACTGCTTCTAGATGACGGCTTCGAGGATTACTCCTTCCTACCGTCTACTGTTTACTTCCTACTAATACATCACCATAAAGCTTGTGGTTTTGCCTTTATTCCCGACGCGGAAGCGGTAGACGCCAGGTGCCATCATGGATTTTACTTTGTCTTCTGACAGGCAGTATTTGTTGCTTAAATATTTTTCCTGAGAAACCAGATCTCCACGTCTTGTCCTGATTTCAATGAATTTTTTATCGTGGGGAAGTGGGGCAAAACAAAGAGGTCCTTGTCTCCAGGGAACGGGGTAGGCATGCGGTGCGGCATCCTTGTTTACCAAAGGAATGCTTTCTGAATCGCCAAATCTGCTGAAAATCCATAAAGTAGAATCGCTAGTTATTAACACGGAAGAAAGGCTATCGAGCGTTTTGGTGTTTTGAATGGTGTAGATGCTTGCGGTACCGTTGTTAAATGTGATGACCGATGCTTTACCGATAAAGTCTGTAAAGTCTGGTTCTATGTAGTTGTTGCTTGTACGATAAAATTTGAATGCCAGACTTTCGAGTTCTGGTTTAATGGAGTCCTGATCGTAAAATAGTGCGGACGGCCATTCTGGTTGATCATCGACAATCCATTCTTTTTTGGAAATGGATTTGCTTTTGGAACCTGATAATGATAGCCGTACGGTGTAATCGTGGAATACGCTGTCGGCATCTAGATGGTAGGGCTTTAATGATGTTTCAAACTGATATTCAAAAGGCTTAGTTGGATTTTTGGAGAAACTCTCCCAAATGGACCTGTCGAATTCATTTGAAACTCTGTGGAACAGATAAAGGAAAAATGTTGAAACTCCGTATATTTTGTGGGAGTTGTTTTGGTTAATCTTTGAAAGTGGCTCACCCATATCGCGGAATAGAGATGGAATGTAGGAAAAATAATCATCAATGTCGGAGTTTGTGATTTCTTCGAATCCGGTGGCGGATGCTTCAAACCAGAATAAATGATTATCCATTATAACATTGAGGTATTGAAGCTGTATGGCGTGATAAAATTCATGAAATACGGTAAGGCGGATTCCCTTGGCCCATTCGTCGGCATAGGAAAAGTTGTGTGCGCTGTTGCGCAGCGGAATATAGCCTTTGGCGTAAGAACAAGTGGTTCCGTTTACGGTAATTTCTTCTTTGTTGTAGTTGTTCTGTGCTCCGTAATAGAAATCGTTGTCCAGAAAAATTTGAGAAGTTGTTGGATCGTCTAGCGGAATGGTGAGTGCAAAACAGGCGTTGCAGGTGTACGAACCGTCGGGATCTCGAATTTGATCAACATCAATGATTTCGATTGGGTATAGCCCTTCTTTGACTTCATGCTGATAGTGGTGGCTTACGCTTGGGCCTTTCGGTGCTCGCATTTTAAGCTTGTTGACGTAATAATTCCAGGCTTCTTCCATGCTTTTCGCGGTGCTCTCGGCAAATGCTTTCGTTGTGGCGTGAGGACCGTTTAAAACGTATAATACTTGAATGTGTGGTGTTTCGATGGTGTAGACGGAATCGTAGTACTGCTCGTAGCTACATCTTTCGTAATCGAACTTTATAGAGGTTAAACGGGGCTGTTTTCTTTTGTTGATGATATTCTGAAGAACTTGCATCGTTCCGCATCCGCCTTCGTAGGCGTGTACAAAGCTGAATGATGCGATGAGCAATAGTGCGATGAAGCGCATTTTTACAGGACTCCTGCGTCTTTGAGGATTTGTTCTGCCTTTTTCGAGATTTCGGCGGGTACGGTCAGCTGTTGTTGGTGCTGTGGTTTAATGCGGGCGTCTATAATCAGTGGCGCTTTGCATTTCCAGTGCTTTTCTTCAACGGTTTCTTCGAGACCGTAAATATCTTGTGCTGGATCAGAACGTGTGAATGTAATCCAGAGAAAATCGCTTAAAATGTTGTCTGTGCTTGCAGCTTTGTTTGCAATAAGGGCGCCTTCGTCGATGATGGAAATCCAGGGGTAGTTCTCGCGGAATTCCCAATGGGCGAGGGTGTTTTTGAGTTGTTCGAAAGTCGCGGACTTCTCGTTGTTCTCAAGAATCACCGGGCCTTCGATCATGAGCACACCGGGCATCACGATGGTCGCGTTCTTGAACATTTGCGGGAGCGCAAGCGTTTCTAAATCGCCTGGGTTGTTGCGAAGCTTGCGAATCTTTGCGCCGGCAGCGGCAATCACGACTTTGGAACCGTGGTTGAGGCTTGTGCCGGTGTAGTCGAGCGTGTCTATGGTCGTCGCGGTCTGGAAATGTAAATCGCGGTCGAAATGGACGCGTTCGAGAATGTGTCCGAAGAACGCGGGAACGTTGTTTACATCGAGATTCGCGGCTGTTTCATTTGCGATGGCTTTCGCGTCAGTAGAAATGCTCGCAGCGTCTTCTTTTGCGGCGATGAGCAAATACTTTGTTAGGCTCGCCTGGTTGAATCCGAGAAGCGCGTTTGCCGTCTTTAAAAGTTCCATCGGTTCGCGTTCTTCGGGGCTTGCGTACGGTCGGAACGCTTCTGAACCGAGCGCGAGGCAAAGCGGGTGTACGCCAGCGTCATCGACCGCGTGAATCCCGTAAACGCCCGGGAGCGAGGCGGGAACCATTGGCTTTGTAATCGCGTGAATGTATTTCCCGAACAGCGTATCTTCTTGAGGCGGGCGTCCAACGACCGTGAATGGGAAAATGGCGTTCTTTTTGCAAAGCACTTTTGTGACTTTCATACAAGGGAAATCGTGTTTGCCGGAATAATAGCCGATGTGGTCGCCAAATGGACCTTCGGGTTTTAATCCGGGTTCGAGTTCTCCTAAAATACAAAAATCGGCATCGCTAGAGACAAGGTAACCATCATGTTCAAAGTAACGGAAACGGCGGTTGCCGAGCATGCCTGCAAACAAAAGCTCCGAGAGGTTCTCGGGCATGGGCATCACGGCGGCAAACGTGTGCGATGGAGGCCCGCCAATGAAAATGCTCACCTTGAGCGGGCGCCCTTCTTCGATGGCCTTCTGGTGGTGCCTTGCTATGTCGCGCTTGATCTGGTAATGAAGTCCGCATTCTTCGTTCGGAATGTATTCGTTCCCTGAAATCTGGATGCGGTACATGCCCACGTTCGTCTGCATGATGCTTGCGTTTTCACTCGGGCGTGTGGCGACTTGCGGGAGCGTGATAAACGCTCCGCCGTCTAGCGGCCAGCTGACCAGCTGAGGCAAGTCGCTGAGGCTGCATTCTTCGAAGTCTTTGATGCAGCCGGAGCGTCTCGGCAAAGACTTTATCCCGGCAAATCCCGCCTGGAACAGTTGTAGCGGGTGCCTGAACGCCTGCTTGAAAAATTCGATCGGGTTTGCCTTGAAGTTTACGGCGATTTTCGTCTGCTCGAAGCCGTCTCGGAACAGAAAATTGAACCGTTCGTCGCTTCCAAAAATGTTACAGGCGGCGCGGAACTTGCTCCCTTTGACATGCTCGAAAAGGAGTGCCGGGCCACCCTGCCTAAAATTTTCCCTCGCGATTTCGGCCATTTCCAGGTGCGGATCGACTTCGGCGTGAATACGTTTGAGCATTCCCGCTTTTTCCAAATCCAGCAGGGCCTGTTCGAGGGACTTGTACATGATGTTATCCGGCGGTTGCGGACTGATCTAAAGCTTCGAAAGCT
This genomic interval from Fibrobacter sp. UWB4 contains the following:
- a CDS encoding glycoside hydrolase family 57 protein — encoded protein: MAKPGRVHLLLHAHLPFVREPSFDRFLEENWFFEAMAETYLPIIQMLNRLEEKGVPGTLNFSVSSALLSMLTDKLLLTRFSAHLHKQLELIEREKVRFQGNSELMEVVDFYYRRQLALINTWERDCGCEIVPALKRLEQIGKINLLTCVGTHPFLPAYQNDVEAIRLQLKITVRAFEEAFGKKPRGLWLPECGYFEGLDAILAEYGFKYFFLETHGVLLAKPAPKYGVFSPIKTPAGLYCMGREQSSSMEVWSRKTGYPGHPEYREFFKDIAHERESEYLGDYFLAAGAHIETGLKYYRITGSEDKKIYRPWNALRLVEDHARLFVANREATVSSLLPNMEGNKVSILCPYDAELFGHWWFEGPLFIEKMFERAASSSVVDMASLEDSIREPADKDIHKPIFSSWGEGGFGEVWMNDEVAFQYPMFFRMRKMMDDLKSRISKVAGKASGNARGSKAAKRFLAQMARELVLFQASDWAFMIHNNSAADYARARLNGHYENVCALYKEAVKANPDTKLLKKLEQKNNLFPWIGECL
- a CDS encoding UbiD family decarboxylase gives rise to the protein MYKSLEQALLDLEKAGMLKRIHAEVDPHLEMAEIARENFRQGGPALLFEHVKGSKFRAACNIFGSDERFNFLFRDGFEQTKIAVNFKANPIEFFKQAFRHPLQLFQAGFAGIKSLPRRSGCIKDFEECSLSDLPQLVSWPLDGGAFITLPQVATRPSENASIMQTNVGMYRIQISGNEYIPNEECGLHYQIKRDIARHHQKAIEEGRPLKVSIFIGGPPSHTFAAVMPMPENLSELLFAGMLGNRRFRYFEHDGYLVSSDADFCILGELEPGLKPEGPFGDHIGYYSGKHDFPCMKVTKVLCKKNAIFPFTVVGRPPQEDTLFGKYIHAITKPMVPASLPGVYGIHAVDDAGVHPLCLALGSEAFRPYASPEEREPMELLKTANALLGFNQASLTKYLLIAAKEDAASISTDAKAIANETAANLDVNNVPAFFGHILERVHFDRDLHFQTATTIDTLDYTGTSLNHGSKVVIAAAGAKIRKLRNNPGDLETLALPQMFKNATIVMPGVLMIEGPVILENNEKSATFEQLKNTLAHWEFRENYPWISIIDEGALIANKAASTDNILSDFLWITFTRSDPAQDIYGLEETVEEKHWKCKAPLIIDARIKPQHQQQLTVPAEISKKAEQILKDAGVL
- a CDS encoding DUF4912 domain-containing protein, which codes for MATKKKDEDVKKTAAKKTASVKVSEKKTVAKKATETAATSATKKVAAEKKQTAAKKVPAEKKVVAKKPSATVEKVAAKAAPAKKTVKAKAEKAEKPAAKTATKTAKVSAKTEKSVAAAKKVVKAATKAKKVEVKVVETPNGSTSSPTGTVKKAAAPEALPQSFDAEYLVLMQKDPNWMQAFWEVSEERINAAKKGKGKLVLRLFDISNDLTVKRNKKLKFHDIEVPADARSWYVENKATQNCAAALGVVAAGKFEPLVEAGPMQTFTLEGSEVNTDNVFVRASLGGATLGGFGSSGLSSMSAKNWLESLSSSSGSMFSGALSSAALKSNKLELPKDSVNYGKDFFLWVKTRLIVYGGTRPDAHLQVRGEPFPLNPDGTFSFEEDLPDVTKIIPVFATDKDGDFPTTIVPIVVKRTE